The Nostoc sp. 'Lobaria pulmonaria (5183) cyanobiont' genome window below encodes:
- a CDS encoding beta strand repeat-containing protein, which translates to MANIIGTNGNDTLVGSDDADTIKGLAGNDTITGNDGNDTLIGGGGKDQFVYNLSNGIDTITDFGGIGKGVNTSAAVIAEVDTLKFPDFDFFSAKNLLLTQNGSNLEIGFEEAGQTIVILQNFKLENFKNLKASGATPAIGNILFGGQTSITDSFNVLDANSTDTNLGIKNTVTFLNDLDNNITGLDDSDDVVNGEAGNDKIDGKSGNDLLRGGTGNDTLIGGAGNDTLIGDTGNNFLVGGAGDDELNADSSTGNNTLNGGAGNDYLIADSSTGDNLLSGGDGNDSFSLAAPSTTSSSLVTQTVDGGIGEDSLSGYFNYTTGGITSTFNAATNIGSIRGGTDRVNYKNIERLNISGTTYNDNIVGTNGNDYLSGGGGKDTIFGGEGNDELSVDSTSDNILNGGAGSDRLSASSSKGNNLLSGGDGNDSLDISAYFDFLENRYINPTSGNNTLNGGAGDDSLSADGSTGYNLLAGGDGNDSLNAYAASGNNTLNGGTGNDELNTDSTGNNLLLGGDGNDSFSFTSPSTASSSLVTQTVDGGIGKDSLSINYYNTTSGITSTFNATTNIGSITSGTNRVSYKSIEQLYIRTTAYDDNIVGTSGNDTIDGFDGGNDTIDGGSGDDYLSLGNGATQGITTTFNATTNIGSITSGTNRVSYKNIERLNIFDTAYNDLIVGSNGNDTIGGVNGVNGVDGGNDTIDGGSGDDLLSFGSYYATEVITSTFNATTNTGSITSGTNRVNYKNIERLNIFGTDYDDLIVGSNGNDTIDGAGGNNTILGGAGKDYLSANASNDLNLNVNNLLSGGDGNDSLDVSGFYDDYRGNFSLIAILGKNTLNGGAGDDNLVTNYSSGNNLLSGDDGNDTLTAAGSASLYSSYGAYTVSGNNTLNGGAGNDRLIVDYSSGDNLLDGGDGNDYLTASSATGKNTLKGGNGNDYLTGGNGNDSLIGGAGIDTFAFNSYNQGVDNIYDFNATNELIQISAVGFGGGLSTPSLKTSQFTLGTSATTSNQRFIYDNITGALFFDGDGSASGFTQVKFAQMSAGLSLTEKNFVVV; encoded by the coding sequence ATGGCAAATATCATTGGAACCAACGGTAACGATACCCTAGTAGGTAGTGATGACGCGGACACGATTAAGGGTCTTGCAGGTAACGATACCATCACAGGTAACGATGGTAACGACACCTTAATTGGTGGTGGCGGTAAGGATCAATTTGTTTACAACCTCAGTAACGGCATTGATACAATCACTGATTTCGGTGGCATAGGTAAAGGCGTAAATACCTCGGCAGCAGTCATTGCCGAAGTGGACACCCTAAAATTCCCCGACTTTGACTTCTTTAGTGCCAAAAACTTGCTCCTTACTCAGAATGGCAGCAATTTGGAAATCGGCTTTGAAGAGGCAGGTCAGACCATAGTCATCCTGCAAAACTTCAAATTAGAAAACTTCAAGAATCTGAAAGCTTCTGGGGCAACACCAGCGATTGGCAATATCTTGTTTGGAGGGCAAACTAGTATCACCGACAGCTTTAATGTCCTGGATGCCAACTCCACTGATACCAACCTGGGCATCAAGAACACGGTGACTTTTCTTAATGACCTCGACAACAACATTACGGGTTTAGACGACTCAGATGATGTCGTCAATGGTGAGGCGGGTAATGACAAAATCGACGGCAAGAGTGGCAACGATTTGCTGCGCGGTGGTACGGGAAATGATACTCTCATTGGTGGCGCGGGAAATGACACTCTCATTGGTGATACGGGCAATAACTTTCTCGTTGGTGGTGCTGGTGACGATGAATTGAATGCTGATTCATCAACAGGCAATAATACCCTTAATGGTGGTGCTGGTAACGATTACTTGATTGCTGACAGTTCAACAGGCGATAACCTGCTCTCTGGTGGGGATGGCAATGACAGCTTCTCTTTGGCGGCCCCCTCTACTACCTCCTCTTCTTTAGTAACTCAAACGGTAGATGGAGGGATAGGTGAAGATTCCTTGTCCGGCTATTTCAACTATACTACGGGGGGAATCACCTCGACTTTCAATGCTGCTACTAACATTGGCTCGATTAGAGGGGGCACGGATCGAGTTAACTACAAGAATATCGAAAGATTAAATATCTCAGGTACAACCTACAATGACAATATTGTGGGGACTAATGGCAACGATTATCTCTCTGGGGGCGGTGGCAAGGATACGATTTTTGGCGGTGAAGGTAACGATGAGTTGAGTGTTGATTCAACAAGCGATAATATCCTCAACGGTGGCGCTGGTAGCGATCGCTTGAGTGCTAGCTCTTCAAAAGGTAATAACCTGCTCTCTGGTGGCGATGGCAATGATTCTCTTGACATCTCTGCGTATTTCGACTTCTTAGAGAACAGATATATCAATCCCACCTCTGGCAATAACACCCTCAACGGTGGCGCTGGTGACGATTCCTTGAGTGCTGACGGTTCAACAGGCTATAACCTACTCGCTGGTGGCGATGGCAATGATTCTCTTAATGCCTATGCCGCCTCTGGTAATAACACGCTCAATGGTGGCACTGGTAACGATGAATTGAATACTGATTCAACAGGTAATAACCTGCTCTTAGGAGGGGATGGCAATGACAGCTTCTCTTTTACGTCCCCATCTACAGCCTCCTCTTCCTTAGTAACTCAAACGGTAGATGGAGGGATAGGTAAAGATTCCTTGTCCATCAATTACTACAATACTACGAGCGGAATCACTTCGACATTCAATGCCACTACTAATATCGGCTCGATTACATCAGGCACAAATCGGGTTAGCTACAAAAGTATCGAACAACTATATATCAGAACTACAGCCTATGATGACAATATTGTCGGGACTAGTGGCAATGATACAATAGATGGGTTCGATGGTGGCAATGATACAATAGATGGGGGCAGTGGTGACGATTACTTGTCGTTAGGTAATGGTGCTACCCAAGGAATCACAACGACTTTCAATGCCACTACTAATATCGGCTCGATTACATCAGGCACGAATCGGGTTAGCTACAAGAATATCGAACGATTAAATATTTTTGATACGGCTTACAATGACTTGATTGTGGGGAGCAATGGCAACGATACGATCGGTGGGGTCAATGGGGTCAATGGGGTCGATGGTGGCAATGATACAATAGACGGGGGCAGTGGTGACGACTTGTTGTCGTTTGGTAGCTATTATGCTACCGAGGTAATCACTTCGACATTCAATGCCACTACTAATACTGGCTCGATTACATCGGGCACGAATCGGGTTAACTATAAGAATATTGAACGCTTAAATATTTTTGGTACAGACTACGATGACTTGATTGTGGGGAGCAATGGTAACGATACGATAGATGGGGCAGGTGGAAATAACACGATTCTCGGCGGTGCAGGTAAGGATTATTTGAGTGCTAATGCTTCAAATGATTTGAATTTAAATGTTAATAATCTGCTCTCTGGAGGCGATGGTAATGATTCTCTTGACGTCTCTGGTTTTTACGACGACTATCGCGGCAATTTCTCTCTGATTGCTATTTTGGGCAAAAACACCCTCAATGGTGGCGCTGGTGACGATAACTTAGTTACTAATTATTCATCAGGCAATAACTTACTCTCTGGGGACGATGGCAATGATACTCTTACAGCCGCTGGTTCAGCCTCCTTATATTCCTCATACGGAGCTTATACTGTCTCTGGCAATAACACCCTCAACGGTGGTGCTGGTAACGATCGCTTGATTGTTGATTATTCATCAGGCGATAATCTACTGGATGGAGGCGATGGCAATGACTACCTCACAGCCTCTAGCGCTACTGGTAAGAACACCCTCAAAGGTGGTAATGGCAATGACTACCTCACAGGTGGCAATGGTAATGATAGCCTAATTGGAGGAGCTGGTATTGATACCTTTGCTTTCAATAGTTACAATCAAGGCGTTGATAATATTTATGACTTCAACGCGACTAATGAACTGATTCAGATATCGGCTGTTGGTTTTGGTGGCGGATTATCAACACCTTCACTTAAGACAAGTCAGTTTACCCTCGGAACATCTGCAACCACGAGCAATCAACGATTTATCTATGACAATATTACAGGTGCATTGTTCTTTGATGGAGATGGCAGTGCGTCTGGGTTTACTCAGGTAAAATTTGCACAAATGTCTGCTGGCTTGTCACTAACAGAAAAGAATTTTGTGGTTGTTTAA